From the genome of Papaver somniferum cultivar HN1 unplaced genomic scaffold, ASM357369v1 unplaced-scaffold_21, whole genome shotgun sequence:
ATCAGGGGTGGAGCCAAGATTATGGGAAGGGATGCAAAAATTTGCTATAAGTGCAACCAAAAAATTTAGGGGTTTAAAAAAGCAAAAACAGTCTTGTTTCTTCTTATAGGACCTAAAATGGACTTTGGAACCAGCTAGACATGGAATGCAAGTGCACACCCTTACAATGGATAGGCTCCGCCCCTCCCGATGGCAACCATACACAATACAATGCTATTGTAATTATAGTGTCAGTGTCCGTAAAGTCACTGAGTGGTATTAGCAGTCACATGTGTTCGAAATTTGTCAGCTCCAAGTACTTCACCGATAAAGATAAAAATTACAGTAGAATTAGTATCCTTATGTATATTCAAAACTTAAGACTATACCGCAATCAGAAAAGTGATGAGAGAATAATACCAGTGTCCATTTGAATATACCCAGTCGGCCCAGTCCCTTGCAGATGGAGAGTAGCTCTGCAACTTCATATGGAGCATAACCGGATCAACAGAATCGAGTCCATGAACCGAAATGGATGAATAGGGTCGGACCGACGGTTGACAACCAATTGACTCTGACTATTGACCGATAGGGGACATCACGACAGATTGGGCAGGCTGGTGTGGTTGACGACAACCGAATGACCGTCGAACAACATTCTGGGCACTATGGCAATTTTAGTCGTGGTACAAATGACTAATTAAGATGACTTGCACATTTCAAACCCAACTATAGCAATATATATAAAAACTTTTGTCACTAATGCAAAAATCGAGTTGCAAAATGGAGGCTGAGAAGATGTTGCCCTCGACCAGATATTTCAAGGGCAGTTCCAAAAGCAATGTCCTCATACCCTCCGATCAATATAACATCATCATTCATGGAACATGGGTTACCATAGGATAAATCTCATTTTATGACAATCTAACCAAACGCACCCTACCAGGCACAAACAAAGATAAATGCATGCGGGATTTTTGTAGTTGTTGCAGAGATTCTATGTAATAAAAGTTGCTGTAGTAGGTAGATCCGTCTTGGAAACAGAGATAAACATAACAATTCCTACAAAATAAAGGGATTAGGGgattttttttgatgaattgaaaaccctaatttgaatttCTGATTTCCAATACATTTCATCAGCTTTGGGAATTTATCAATCAATGGATGAAAATCCTCTAACCGAAGACTTGTTGATTGAAATTCTATTATGGCTCCCGGTAGTATCGCTTTTACGATTCAAGGCCGTCTGCAAACACTGGAGATCGATAATGGAAAGCTCAGATTTCATCCATCGACATGCCACTTTCGAAAACTCCACAAGTAAGTTGGGTAATTTCATCTTTCAATATCGTCCTAAACATATTAAGCGCTATGACTACAAACCATGTTTTTTCGTGCTATCTTCGTCTCGTGGTAGTGGTGAcggcggagaagaagaagattacgGTCAGTGGAGTTATAAAAATTTAGGTTTGGCACCACATTTaagtgatgatgatgagtatgatatGTATGCTAAGTATCCTCCTCAAGCAAATATGGTGGGCTCTTGCCATGGCATCATTTGTATACATGATCCTCATCTTAGGGATGTTATCCTTTGGAACCCTGCAACTAACAAGTATAGATGTCTCCCTAAGTCATTACCTCTTCTAGATGAATTTGGTGCATTGCAAACAGAGTTCGTTTTGTTTGGTTTCGATTGCGAAACATATGATTACAAGGTCATAAAAATTGCTTTTTTCACAATTATCAAAAGTACAGTTGATGTCACTCCACCAAACAAGATTCAGATATACAGCTTACGCTCGGATTCTTGGAGGTGGTGTACCGATTCCAATTTACATGCTCACTCTTATCAGGGAAATTCTGAAAATCAAGGTCGATATCTTAATGGtagttattattttttaggtAAAACATTTCACACAAATGAAACCAGGCTTGCTTTCTGGCGTTACCCAGTGCTTCTCTCATTCAATTTCAGCAGAGAAAGTTTCAGGATGATACCTCTTCAAGACTACATCTCTAGGATAGATATAGTAGGTGAAGGTGATGAGGGAAAGATTGTTCACATTAGACTCATTTCAGAAAATACTGCTAATAATGACGTGATCAGGAAAAGTTCTACATATATAAACGAAGTATATGAAGTGTGTGCTTTGAATGATTATGATTACAGTTGTAGTGGTACGAATGCGGATAATGACGAGTACTCATGGAGCAAACTACATACATTCACTGTTAATCATCTATCTGGCCGCCTTGGGCCTAAGGCAATTACGAAAGATGGAAAGCTCGGTTTTCTTTGTGGTTATGACGGTGGTCTGGTATTTATTAACTTTCTTACGGGAGAAATGAAGGATATTGAAATTGTTGATGCCTCTGTGGAAGGTCTAGGTGATGTGCTCAGAGCCGATGTTTACAAGGAGAGCTTAGTCTCAATCGATAGTGCATTTCCTAGCAGCAGCAGTTACTTGAAATGAAATCGGTTTTCGCACCATTTACAATTCTGGAGTGCATATATGGCACGGTTTGGCATGATGCTGCAGCGACACAGTGTAGCTGCTTAGtgtgattttctttttatttgtccGAATGCATAATTTCCATTCAATGTCCACAAACATATATTTTTTCAAGTATTATGGAATTCCCGGAGCTTTTAATATACGGAGTACTTTGTACCTCTAATCAACAGTTTGTTGATTCGTTTCATTTGATTACAGTCATTTATTTTTACAGTGTTTTGTGTTTGTGGCAGTGTTTCGTTTTTTACCCAAATATTGCTGATTAGCTGTGAATTGCAATGCAAAATTTTCCAGGTTTGTATAAACTATTAATCTCTATTTTTAAATGTTGGTGTGGTAATTCCACTTGGGGATGCCGATTTTCTGTTGAACCGTGATGGCAAGGATTGTAGAAACGTTTCAGAAAACCTATCAGCATCCTTGGCGAAGATCAAAAAAGCTAACTAGTACCTGGATCACTAAATTGCATTACAAGGACCAGGACTGACCCCTCGGCACGTCCATGACAGTGACATGGTAAATCGTATGGGAACTGGGATTATCGCTATTGAATCATGATGACTGAGTGAGAGCAATTTCATTAGTGTAGCTGCACGTTTACAGTAGCTCATGGTGTCTCAAGTTTTCCTTTCTTAAGTTGTTGCATAAACCGTTAGTCGGGGGAAACTCTAAGGGCATGCTGTTTCATTTTCAAGTGCACATGACATAAAAAGAGCATCGAATGAAGGACTTCTACAGTCTCAATCCTTAAATATTTTATGACTCAGACAACATGAGAACTTCAAAAGACTTTCCGCAATTATTGAGTGCAACCTACGCATCACAAGACTTGACCATCTTTATGCCTGGATTTTGCTCACTAACTGGTAATTGGTTCAAAAATTGACCCATAATTCTTCGTAGACACAATTCAGGTGCAAAATTTTTTCCATAAAGAACACCTTTTAGAATCTTCTAGCTGCTCAAGATCACCTTGAAGTTTTCCCTACTGACAGAATAATTGATCCGTTTCATTTACTAACCTGCTTCTTGGAAGCCTAGAAAATAACAAAAACATAACCAGAAATACAGTACGGCACAAAAATACTAAGTAGTAAATTAGAGAAGAGAAATGATAACAACAATAATTACCAAACCAAAATCATCCTTTATTTAATAAGTATATCAATATCATATCCTCTTAATTCTTTGTGGTATGCAGCGAGAATTACATCAATATCATAGTCATATCCTTGGGTTAAAGGACAAAATGTCCCAAAATCGACCCCCCAGGTTTGAAAATGTCCCGGACGTTAGgcaagaaatcaaaatgccccaaaaccGTATCAAAATGCCTCTTTCTGTTATGTTTTCCGTTTCAGAGCGTTAAATGGTCAAACGCGTAAGCATGTGGCCCGCACGTGGAAATCGATTGACATTTATACCCTTCTGTTCACCAAGATGAAAATCTAGGGTCCTATTTTCGTCATTTACTGAGATTGCGACACGTGTCGATTACAAAAATGGACGGCGAGAGATTTTGGGTTTTACATTTACCGATTTTTTTTAAATGACCACGGTGTCCTATTAGCTAGGATCGCGACACGTGGAACATCCTAGCTAATCAACGACTAGATTTTCCGACCGTTGTGAGATTCCGACCGTTGTAATAACGgtcatttttttttgtctccCCTTACTTATAAATTGTGAAGATGATCCAAccaaaaatcagtaaaaaaattttttttcttcataatggcTGCTACATCAAGCCAGGAATGTGAGATGTGCAACGAAAGaaatcatcaatcaattgattgtcaTTGGATCTACACAAGGTGTAAATTAGTTCCTTGTAATGGTATTCGTAAACTTTTAAAGGTCAAAGATGGtgctaattcagggaagaaattctTCTCTTGCTCTAATCCCATGTGTTCATACTTCGAATGGTTTGATGATGCAATTAAATCCATTGCACCTCAGTACAATGGAGGTTGTAAAGCTTGTGTTGGTGATCACAAATTTTCTGATTGTCCTTGGTCACAGACTAGATGTATCAACCCCAAATGCAATTCAACAAAGGTGAGGATTTTAAACATAGCTCAAACATCATGGAATTATGGTATTGGTTACCTAAAATGCCTAGAATGTGAAGATTTCCAATGGGTTTCTGATGCAATCTTTATGAAGAAACAAAAGAAATTAGATAATATTGAAGATCAAATTTGTGAACAACTAAAGATAAAGTGCACAATTAGAAGATAAAGCACAACCAAAACTCATGTCAGAAAAGGTTAATGTAATGTTATCATATTGGAAGTATTCCTCAATGTAATGagctgaattaagaaataaaaccatgattgtgCCCATACTTTTTAAACCCATAGATTCATAAATAAAAGTCTGCTAAAACTTTCAACataaactaactagtagtatgTCTGCCATTAAAAGACATAGGTCTATAAATGCTAAAAGACATAAAAAGACATAAAATAGGAACCCtgcatttctattgttgatacttgGAGTTAGGCTTTCTAACCCTTTTTGATGATGGTTCGGTAATGTTGATTGTTTGGTTAGAAATGTTAACAGTACCATTAAAAATCTGGTTAAAACATGCACTAGAAGGTGTAGAAGAAGTAGATGGTACCTTCCTTTTGGATACAACATCAACTGCAGTGGAGGAGGATGGTGCAGTTGTCTTATACTTTTTCTGGGAACCAGCTGTAGAAGAAGATGGTGTAGTAGCAGCTGCCTTGCGCTTTGAAAATGGTGGTACATCAGCAGTAGCAGTCTTTGATGCAGATGTTGTTGCAGTAGTTGGTGCAGACAAGgccttcctcatcttctttgttGGTGCAGCAGTAATACAAAACTCATCTCCATTAACAGAACATTCCATTCTAATTCCTTTCTTCTTTGGATTAGAACCAACCGGAGGACCTTGACAGGTAAGGATGTTATGATCAAGACCTTTACATACACTGCACTTTGTTACTCTTTTGAGATGCTTGTTCTTCTCA
Proteins encoded in this window:
- the LOC113339474 gene encoding F-box/kelch-repeat protein At3g06240-like encodes the protein MESSDFIHRHATFENSTSKLGNFIFQYRPKHIKRYDYKPCFFVLSSSRGSGDGGEEEDYGQWSYKNLGLAPHLSDDDEYDMYAKYPPQANMVGSCHGIICIHDPHLRDVILWNPATNKYRCLPKSLPLLDEFGALQTEFVLFGFDCETYDYKVIKIAFFTIIKSTVDVTPPNKIQIYSLRSDSWRWCTDSNLHAHSYQGNSENQGRYLNGSYYFLGKTFHTNETRLAFWRYPVLLSFNFSRESFRMIPLQDYISRIDIVGEGDEGKIVHIRLISENTANNDVIRKSSTYINEVYEVCALNDYDYSCSGTNADNDEYSWSKLHTFTVNHLSGRLGPKAITKDGKLGFLCGYDGGLVFINFLTGEMKDIEIVDASVEGLGDVLRADVYKESLVSIDSAFPSSSSYLK